One part of the uncultured Celeribacter sp. genome encodes these proteins:
- a CDS encoding hydroxymethylglutaryl-CoA lyase — translation MPDQVTLFEVGPRDGLQSLGAQVPTETKIALITALSRAGFSKIEATSFVSPRWVPQMADASAVMAGIPRLTGVRYAALTPNLRGLESAIQAGCDEVAIFAAASEGFSQANLNCSIAESFDRFTPLMARAAEIGLPVRGYLSTVIACPFDGPTDPATVATWAQKLLDIGCYEVSLGDTIGFGTKGTLEALLSHLLKQLPAGRLAGHFHDTNGQARALVRVALDHGLRVFDASAGGLGGCPYAPGATGNVDTRAVLEEISAAGFDHGIDLEALKEAEKITARIVAAA, via the coding sequence ATGCCCGATCAAGTCACCCTGTTTGAGGTCGGTCCCCGCGACGGGCTGCAAAGCCTTGGCGCGCAGGTGCCGACCGAAACCAAAATCGCCCTGATAACGGCGCTCAGCCGCGCGGGGTTCAGCAAGATCGAGGCCACCAGCTTTGTCAGCCCGCGCTGGGTGCCGCAGATGGCCGACGCCAGCGCGGTGATGGCGGGCATCCCGCGCCTCACCGGGGTGCGCTATGCTGCACTCACCCCGAACCTGCGCGGGTTGGAAAGCGCCATTCAGGCCGGCTGTGACGAGGTGGCGATCTTTGCGGCGGCCTCCGAAGGGTTCAGTCAGGCCAACCTAAATTGCAGCATCGCGGAAAGCTTCGACCGCTTCACCCCGCTCATGGCCCGCGCAGCCGAGATCGGCCTGCCGGTGCGTGGCTATCTGTCCACCGTGATCGCCTGCCCCTTTGACGGGCCGACCGATCCCGCGACCGTGGCGACATGGGCGCAAAAGCTGTTGGATATCGGCTGCTACGAGGTCTCGCTGGGCGACACCATCGGGTTCGGCACAAAGGGCACTTTAGAAGCTCTGCTCAGCCATCTGTTGAAACAACTGCCCGCCGGGCGGCTGGCGGGACATTTTCACGACACCAACGGCCAGGCGCGCGCATTGGTACGGGTGGCTCTTGATCACGGGCTGCGGGTGTTTGACGCCTCTGCCGGGGGTCTGGGCGGTTGCCCCTATGCCCCCGGTGCCACCGGCAACGTCGACACCCGCGCCGTGCTGGAAGAAATCAGCGCCGCCGGGTTTGACCATGGCATTGACCTTGAGGCGCTGAAAGAGGCCGAAAAGATCACAGCCAGAATCGTCGCCGCAGCCTGA
- a CDS encoding cytochrome b/b6 domain-containing protein gives MPSPSAFSGGDIASPSLWDPLVRLTHWTIAAAVILNGLLDEPGKTLHVWIGWGALAALLVRLIWGIIGPAEARFSAFLPDPKAGMAHLLGLLRREPPRPYPSHNPAGALMVYALWALLAMVIATGLIMTDAQSPMQVAAENAAVASGDWSVLAKAAAVPDSAWTKGLKHGAELLHGASANLMLILALVHVAGVIVEGRAMKRNLVKPMLFGERK, from the coding sequence ATGCCATCTCCTTCGGCATTTTCCGGGGGCGACATCGCGTCGCCCTCTCTTTGGGACCCGCTGGTGCGGCTGACCCATTGGACGATCGCCGCAGCCGTCATTCTCAACGGCCTGCTGGACGAACCGGGAAAGACACTGCATGTCTGGATCGGATGGGGGGCTCTGGCGGCGCTTCTGGTTCGTCTGATCTGGGGCATCATTGGCCCCGCAGAAGCGCGGTTTTCCGCGTTCCTGCCCGACCCGAAAGCCGGCATGGCGCATCTTCTGGGACTATTGCGCCGGGAACCACCGCGCCCCTATCCCTCACACAACCCGGCCGGAGCGCTAATGGTTTATGCCCTTTGGGCGCTGCTGGCCATGGTGATCGCAACCGGGCTGATCATGACAGACGCCCAGTCACCGATGCAGGTCGCTGCCGAGAACGCTGCCGTCGCCTCCGGAGATTGGTCCGTGCTTGCAAAAGCCGCCGCCGTCCCCGACAGTGCCTGGACAAAGGGCCTCAAACATGGCGCCGAACTGCTGCATGGGGCATCTGCCAATCTGATGCTGATCCTGGCACTTGTTCATGTCGCCGGTGTGATCGTGGAAGGACGCGCAATGAAACGAAATCTGGTTAAACCCATGCTGTTTGGAGAGCGCAAGTGA
- a CDS encoding molybdopterin-dependent oxidoreductase — MTNRRNILKGVAAAGALGTFGVGYSETVQKLAKGKWSGQRPRDEHVTGNSIPAEYAVDPQTGDVTLNPDQAMSYTMCIGCTTMCGVRVRVDKANNKVLRVSGNPYSAMSTDPFIPYESSVAESFAAMAQAGTGQGLTNRSTACGRGNAVLQQVDNPRRVLKPLKRVGPRGSGKWETISFEQLIEEVTEGGDLFGEGRVAGLREIRDLDAPALEGAPEFGPRANRLVWMNCVDDGRDNFVLRWLKQSFGSNNFTRHGSYCGGAYRSGSGAMFGDFKKMPHAKPDFSNAEFIIFAGTAPGNAGNPFKRIGNLVAKARVDGDLSYVVIDPVLNHAQNGPSGDRARWLPIKPGTDGALAMAMMQWMFANNRINHDYLAQPSKAAADAAGEPSWTNATHLVIVADDHPRYGKLLRGSDMGLAIEGAPYSDSDPYMVASDAGPVPAGTSAAPLFHKGLAETQTGPVAVKTGLTLLREEASRLSMDDYAAACGIPVATIEDLAREFTSHGRKAAVNSHGGMMNGSGFANAYALMMLNTLIGNLNWKGGTMIAGGWFPDNKGPAYDLASFPGAVQAKGLPYGRNVPYEKTTEFKTKKAAGKPYPADGPWYPNAPGLATEWISSLVNHYPYGAEALIFRNTNPVYGIPGISHMVEKLKDPQVVPLIISIDPFINESTAISDYIVPDSVMYETWGFAKPWGGVATKATTARWPVIEPKIEKNAEGERIGMETFLIAVAKRIGMPGFGDAAIPDADGKLHPLNRAEDWYIRGAANVAMLGSPVADATDEDITLSNVTRILADLKATLKPNEWRKAATVYAKGGRYENIERSYQGDKATYAFTKPMLVWNEGLGSFRRATTGTRLPGTPYWREAEFADGSKVADHFTKTDWPIQVMSFKSPLQNSYSVGAPALLRIVASNPVIVGTALAAQHGIATGDMVRLTTPGGTLESVAVVRNGIAPDTVAIEHGYGHKGFGAKDITIDDQTIAADPRLAAGVLLNDLGITDPSRAKAGVWVDPVSGTAVRQGLPARIERI; from the coding sequence ATGACCAATCGTCGTAACATTCTCAAAGGTGTCGCCGCTGCGGGGGCGCTGGGAACATTCGGTGTCGGTTATAGCGAAACCGTCCAGAAACTGGCCAAGGGCAAATGGTCCGGCCAAAGACCGCGTGACGAACATGTCACCGGCAATTCGATCCCCGCGGAATATGCGGTAGACCCGCAAACAGGTGACGTAACGCTCAACCCCGATCAGGCCATGAGCTACACCATGTGCATCGGCTGCACGACCATGTGCGGCGTGCGGGTGCGGGTCGATAAGGCCAACAACAAGGTGCTGCGTGTCTCAGGCAATCCCTATAGCGCTATGAGCACCGATCCATTCATCCCCTATGAGAGTTCCGTTGCCGAAAGTTTCGCCGCCATGGCACAGGCGGGCACGGGTCAGGGCCTGACCAACCGCTCCACCGCCTGCGGGCGCGGCAACGCGGTGCTGCAACAGGTCGACAACCCGCGCCGGGTATTGAAACCCTTGAAACGGGTCGGCCCCCGCGGATCGGGCAAATGGGAAACCATCAGCTTTGAACAGCTCATCGAAGAGGTGACCGAGGGCGGCGATCTCTTTGGCGAAGGCCGCGTCGCCGGTCTGCGCGAAATCCGCGATCTGGACGCCCCGGCTCTTGAAGGCGCTCCCGAATTCGGCCCGCGCGCCAACAGGCTGGTCTGGATGAACTGCGTCGATGACGGGCGGGATAACTTTGTGCTGCGCTGGCTGAAACAGAGCTTTGGATCGAACAACTTCACCCGCCACGGGTCCTATTGCGGTGGCGCCTATCGCTCTGGTTCGGGGGCGATGTTCGGCGACTTTAAAAAGATGCCGCATGCCAAGCCCGATTTCTCCAACGCCGAATTCATCATCTTTGCAGGCACCGCCCCGGGCAACGCGGGCAACCCGTTCAAACGCATCGGCAATCTTGTCGCCAAGGCACGTGTCGATGGCGATTTGAGCTATGTGGTCATCGACCCGGTGCTGAACCACGCCCAGAACGGACCCTCTGGAGACCGCGCGCGCTGGCTACCGATCAAACCTGGCACCGATGGCGCGCTGGCCATGGCGATGATGCAGTGGATGTTTGCAAACAACCGGATCAATCACGACTATCTCGCCCAGCCCTCCAAGGCCGCCGCCGACGCAGCAGGGGAGCCAAGCTGGACCAACGCCACCCATCTGGTAATTGTCGCCGACGACCATCCCCGTTACGGCAAGCTCCTGCGCGGTTCGGATATGGGGCTAGCGATCGAGGGCGCCCCCTATTCCGACAGCGATCCCTATATGGTCGCCTCTGACGCCGGCCCCGTCCCTGCTGGCACCTCGGCCGCCCCTCTGTTCCACAAGGGGCTGGCCGAGACCCAAACCGGGCCTGTCGCGGTAAAAACCGGGCTCACCCTGCTGCGCGAAGAGGCCAGCCGGCTGAGCATGGACGATTACGCCGCCGCCTGCGGCATCCCGGTTGCGACGATCGAAGATCTGGCTCGTGAGTTTACCAGTCACGGCCGCAAAGCCGCGGTCAATTCGCACGGCGGCATGATGAACGGCTCGGGCTTTGCCAATGCCTATGCGCTGATGATGCTCAACACGCTTATTGGCAACCTGAACTGGAAAGGTGGCACGATGATCGCGGGCGGCTGGTTCCCCGACAACAAGGGCCCGGCCTATGATCTCGCCAGTTTCCCCGGGGCCGTGCAGGCCAAAGGCCTGCCCTACGGGCGCAACGTGCCTTATGAAAAAACCACCGAATTCAAAACCAAGAAAGCCGCAGGCAAACCCTATCCCGCCGACGGGCCGTGGTATCCGAACGCTCCGGGGCTTGCGACCGAATGGATCAGCTCGCTGGTGAACCATTACCCCTATGGGGCCGAAGCGCTGATTTTCCGCAACACCAACCCGGTCTACGGCATCCCCGGCATTTCCCATATGGTCGAAAAGCTGAAAGACCCGCAAGTCGTACCTCTGATCATTTCCATCGATCCGTTCATCAACGAGAGCACGGCGATTTCTGACTACATCGTTCCGGATTCGGTGATGTATGAAACATGGGGCTTTGCCAAACCCTGGGGCGGCGTGGCCACCAAAGCGACCACGGCCCGCTGGCCGGTCATTGAGCCAAAGATAGAGAAAAACGCCGAAGGCGAACGGATCGGCATGGAAACCTTCCTGATCGCAGTGGCCAAACGGATCGGGATGCCGGGCTTTGGCGATGCGGCGATCCCGGACGCAGATGGCAAATTGCATCCGCTCAACCGGGCCGAAGACTGGTACATACGTGGTGCCGCAAACGTCGCGATGCTGGGCAGCCCGGTTGCAGATGCAACAGACGAAGACATCACACTGTCCAATGTCACCCGCATTCTCGCCGATCTGAAAGCCACGCTGAAGCCGAACGAGTGGCGCAAGGCCGCGACGGTCTACGCCAAGGGCGGGCGTTATGAGAACATCGAGCGCAGCTATCAGGGCGACAAGGCGACCTACGCCTTTACCAAACCGATGCTGGTCTGGAACGAAGGTCTTGGCAGTTTCCGCCGCGCCACAACTGGCACGCGACTGCCCGGCACGCCCTATTGGCGCGAAGCCGAATTTGCAGACGGATCGAAAGTCGCGGATCATTTCACGAAAACAGACTGGCCGATCCAGGTCATGAGCTTCAAATCGCCCCTGCAAAACTCCTATTCCGTTGGGGCCCCGGCACTCTTGCGCATCGTCGCCTCGAACCCGGTCATCGTCGGAACGGCTCTGGCCGCGCAGCACGGCATCGCAACCGGCGATATGGTGCGCCTGACGACGCCCGGCGGAACCCTTGAAAGCGTTGCCGTGGTCCGCAATGGCATCGCCCCGGACACGGTGGCCATCGAACACGGCTACGGTCACAAAGGCTTTGGCGCAAAGGACATCACCATTGATGACCAGACCATCGCCGCAGACCCGCGACTGGCCGCTGGCGTGCTGTTGAACGATCTGGGGATCACCGACCCGAGCCGCGCCAAAGCCGGTGTCTGGGTCGACCCCGTCTCGGGCACCGCCGTTCGCCAGGGCCTGCCTGCCCGGATCGAACGCATCTGA
- a CDS encoding PhnD/SsuA/transferrin family substrate-binding protein, whose protein sequence is MKRLWTKLISALLMLGVSVLAAQAGEPLTIGVLKYRTTDQALNQWQATEDALNRALPDYDFRLEALDIYELDAALSRAELDFVITNPGNYAMLEYDHHISRIATAQDDLPVASTLVTNRGFETLDDLTGHRLAIVSPEAFGGFQIVWAEMLDIDPQLPRRIELMTTGYPMRAAAEAVLDGHADAAVLRTCMLEDLQREDAARFQGLQAFAVNTESSKVTGCSTSSAIYPGWPFAKAPDTDPALSKQVAVALLQMEQGNLWTVPLDYQPVHDLLRKLQIGPYAHTGTVSIREFIADYQEWLIVIAAALMFWALYSVRIETLVRQRTKALKETNAALMHEIAERKRAEEADRQHRLELEHVAKLSILGEMASSIAHELNQPLSAISNYAQGCLMRINAGRFSEEDMGRASQEMAGQAERAATVVKRIRAFVRKRESQMAPVDMGALLEDCAAIYVASANRAGVTVTLQIDDTLPRISADFVQLQQVVLNLVQNAIDAMGDTPPEARTIVLGAARCEDPARGPGLCVSVRDHGYGMTAEAMDHFAEAFYTTKAEGIGLGLALSRSIIEAHGGWMRAETPEDGPGLRVLIWLPIKDTDD, encoded by the coding sequence ATGAAACGGCTTTGGACAAAACTTATCTCAGCTTTGCTCATGCTGGGTGTCTCTGTGCTGGCTGCACAGGCCGGGGAACCTCTGACAATCGGCGTCCTGAAATACCGCACGACAGATCAGGCGCTCAATCAATGGCAGGCCACCGAAGACGCGCTCAATCGGGCGCTGCCGGATTATGACTTCCGCCTTGAGGCGCTGGATATCTATGAACTCGACGCCGCCCTGTCGCGTGCAGAGCTGGACTTTGTCATCACCAATCCCGGCAATTATGCGATGCTGGAATATGATCACCATATCAGCCGGATCGCCACCGCTCAGGACGACCTGCCCGTCGCCTCGACGCTTGTCACCAACCGCGGCTTTGAAACCCTCGACGATCTGACCGGACACCGGCTTGCCATCGTGTCCCCCGAGGCCTTCGGTGGGTTTCAGATCGTCTGGGCAGAGATGCTGGACATCGATCCGCAGTTGCCACGCCGTATTGAACTGATGACGACGGGTTACCCGATGCGCGCAGCCGCTGAGGCGGTTCTTGACGGTCATGCCGACGCCGCAGTGCTGCGGACCTGCATGCTGGAAGATCTGCAGCGCGAAGATGCGGCGCGGTTTCAGGGGCTGCAGGCCTTTGCCGTGAACACGGAGAGTTCGAAGGTCACCGGTTGCTCGACCTCAAGCGCCATCTATCCCGGCTGGCCTTTCGCCAAGGCGCCAGACACGGACCCGGCGCTGAGCAAACAGGTCGCTGTGGCACTCCTGCAAATGGAGCAGGGAAATCTCTGGACCGTGCCGCTGGATTATCAGCCTGTGCATGATCTTCTACGCAAGCTTCAGATCGGTCCCTACGCCCACACCGGCACGGTCTCGATCCGCGAATTCATTGCAGATTATCAGGAGTGGCTGATCGTGATCGCGGCGGCCCTGATGTTCTGGGCGCTCTATTCGGTCCGGATTGAAACCCTGGTACGGCAACGGACAAAGGCGCTGAAGGAAACCAATGCCGCGCTGATGCATGAGATCGCAGAACGCAAACGCGCTGAAGAGGCCGACCGGCAGCACCGGCTGGAACTGGAACATGTGGCCAAGCTGTCCATTCTGGGCGAAATGGCCAGCTCCATCGCCCATGAGCTGAACCAGCCGCTCAGCGCGATTTCCAACTATGCACAGGGATGTCTGATGCGGATCAACGCCGGACGGTTTTCGGAAGAAGACATGGGGCGGGCCTCGCAGGAGATGGCTGGCCAGGCCGAACGAGCGGCGACGGTAGTGAAACGCATTCGCGCCTTCGTGCGCAAGCGCGAAAGCCAGATGGCGCCCGTGGACATGGGGGCGCTGTTGGAAGACTGCGCCGCGATCTATGTGGCGTCGGCCAATCGTGCGGGGGTCACGGTCACATTGCAGATCGACGACACCCTTCCCAGAATTTCTGCGGATTTCGTGCAGCTTCAGCAGGTCGTGCTCAACCTCGTGCAGAACGCCATTGATGCGATGGGCGACACCCCGCCGGAGGCGCGCACCATCGTGCTTGGCGCCGCGCGGTGCGAGGATCCCGCGCGTGGACCGGGGCTGTGCGTGTCGGTCCGCGATCATGGCTATGGGATGACGGCTGAGGCAATGGACCATTTCGCCGAGGCCTTTTATACCACCAAAGCGGAAGGGATCGGGCTTGGCCTGGCGCTGTCACGATCCATCATTGAGGCCCATGGCGGCTGGATGCGCGCCGAAACGCCTGAGGACGGCCCCGGATTGCGGGTTCTGATCTGGCTTCCGATAAAGGACACTGATGACTGA
- a CDS encoding PepSY domain-containing protein produces the protein MTKTILLTAALITAPMLANALPAVGDHVGTTPETATAALADAGCEVTKFGAEDGMIEAKCIDAKKTHWEVYIDPASGDVAKIKEDD, from the coding sequence ATGACCAAGACGATCCTGCTCACCGCCGCACTGATCACCGCGCCGATGCTTGCAAATGCCCTGCCCGCTGTGGGTGATCATGTCGGCACCACACCCGAAACCGCAACGGCCGCCCTGGCCGATGCTGGCTGCGAAGTCACGAAATTCGGTGCCGAAGACGGCATGATCGAAGCAAAGTGCATCGACGCTAAGAAGACCCATTGGGAAGTCTACATCGATCCAGCATCCGGCGATGTCGCCAAAATCAAGGAAGACGACTGA
- the nrfD gene encoding NrfD/PsrC family molybdoenzyme membrane anchor subunit: MEVQVHELVGAVHDAAWQPWAVQYFFLIAISVTALLMTLPAFVFGKSADLRVARLALMVAVTTGITAPIALLADLHQPFRFWEFFVYTHTSSWMAWGAWIVPSYVGLMLLFAWSIHRPDFHRMGQDDWRFAWLFRLFSLGGARNSFARPLGLLAGLSAIGILVYTGSEVMVVRARPLWNTPFLPLQFAATGAVGALGVMLVLERMLCREATLESTLNRRLALALALVGALGMAWFTVAISGISPVHSEALASVAGFPVWQQIALWGAASVAIPFVLAVALPRNTGLITGLIAIHAAWMFRWTVFMGGQAVPKVGSGLYDALMPTGVAGLMGVIGTFGLWIFLMIVYTTFVPWTDAVPPAQTRPHPTPARSV, from the coding sequence ATGGAGGTCCAAGTTCACGAACTCGTCGGTGCCGTTCATGACGCTGCATGGCAGCCCTGGGCGGTCCAGTATTTCTTTCTCATCGCCATCTCCGTGACTGCGCTTCTGATGACGCTTCCCGCCTTTGTCTTTGGCAAATCCGCCGACCTGCGCGTCGCGCGTTTGGCGCTTATGGTCGCTGTCACCACCGGCATCACCGCGCCCATCGCGCTTTTGGCCGATTTGCACCAGCCGTTTCGATTCTGGGAGTTCTTCGTCTACACGCATACAAGCTCATGGATGGCCTGGGGGGCGTGGATCGTGCCGTCATATGTGGGGCTGATGCTGCTGTTTGCTTGGTCTATTCATCGGCCTGACTTCCATCGTATGGGACAGGATGACTGGCGCTTTGCCTGGCTGTTTCGGCTGTTCTCTCTGGGTGGCGCCCGCAACAGTTTTGCCCGTCCGCTTGGCCTGCTGGCTGGCCTTTCCGCCATTGGCATCCTTGTCTACACCGGCTCCGAGGTGATGGTCGTGCGTGCCCGTCCGCTCTGGAACACGCCATTCTTGCCATTGCAATTCGCCGCCACTGGTGCCGTCGGCGCGTTGGGGGTCATGCTGGTTCTCGAACGGATGCTGTGCCGGGAAGCCACGCTGGAAAGCACGCTCAACCGTCGCCTCGCACTGGCACTGGCGTTGGTGGGCGCCCTCGGAATGGCCTGGTTTACCGTGGCCATCTCCGGCATCTCGCCGGTGCATTCCGAAGCCCTCGCCTCTGTCGCAGGCTTTCCGGTCTGGCAGCAAATCGCGCTCTGGGGCGCAGCCTCCGTCGCCATTCCCTTTGTCCTGGCTGTTGCCCTGCCACGCAACACCGGCCTTATCACCGGGCTGATCGCCATTCACGCGGCATGGATGTTCCGCTGGACAGTGTTCATGGGTGGCCAAGCTGTGCCGAAAGTCGGCTCCGGCCTCTATGACGCGCTGATGCCTACCGGCGTTGCGGGGCTTATGGGGGTCATCGGCACCTTCGGACTGTGGATCTTCTTGATGATTGTCTACACGACTTTCGTCCCCTGGACCGATGCGGTTCCCCCTGCCCAGACCCGTCCCCACCCCACCCCTGCCCGCTCTGTCTGA
- a CDS encoding 4Fe-4S dicluster domain-containing protein, with protein sequence MDTTRRGFLGAIGQVTIGAAATVAGASQSATATEGAHVPHWGMVVDLRKCIGCQACTVACIMENAVPEDAFRTHVSVYELVKDGQDPAMVMLPRLCNHCDNPPCLPVCPVEATFKAENGEVLVDASKCVGCAYCVQACPYDARFINHETQVADKCTFCFHRTQAGLLPACVETCVGGARNFGDLNDPDSDVSKMLRDNEVSVLRPEMHTNPNVYYIGLDDVLDGRVAGEAAYHPEMAASAQHHGEGL encoded by the coding sequence ATGGACACGACACGTCGCGGTTTCTTAGGAGCGATCGGCCAGGTGACCATCGGCGCTGCGGCCACCGTCGCCGGCGCCAGCCAATCCGCCACAGCCACAGAGGGCGCTCATGTGCCGCATTGGGGCATGGTGGTCGATCTGCGCAAATGCATCGGCTGTCAGGCCTGCACCGTTGCCTGCATCATGGAAAACGCCGTCCCTGAAGACGCCTTCCGCACCCATGTGTCCGTTTATGAACTGGTGAAGGACGGTCAGGACCCGGCCATGGTGATGCTGCCCCGGCTTTGCAACCATTGCGACAACCCGCCCTGCCTGCCGGTGTGCCCGGTCGAGGCCACCTTCAAGGCTGAGAATGGCGAGGTTCTGGTGGACGCGTCGAAATGCGTCGGTTGCGCCTATTGCGTGCAGGCCTGCCCTTATGATGCGCGGTTCATCAACCACGAAACCCAGGTGGCGGACAAATGCACCTTTTGCTTTCATCGCACACAAGCGGGGCTCCTGCCTGCCTGTGTCGAAACCTGTGTCGGCGGCGCGCGCAACTTTGGCGATCTGAATGACCCCGACAGCGACGTGTCGAAAATGCTGCGCGACAATGAAGTGTCCGTGCTGCGCCCCGAGATGCACACCAACCCGAACGTTTATTACATCGGCCTTGATGACGTGCTCGACGGGCGCGTGGCGGGCGAAGCCGCCTATCATCCGGAAATGGCCGCATCCGCGCAACACCATGGGGAGGGCCTGTGA
- a CDS encoding response regulator encodes MTEDGLIHIVDDDRAVRDGLGFLLSSLGLEIATHNSAVTFLEALDAAKGRHEGLGCILADVRMPGMSGLELLDELAQRKCPLPVIMITGHGDVPMAVKAMRAGAIDFFEKPVQGMALIERIKDALELSRSRATEAGDRAEITTKIDSLTAREAEVARAVVRGLQNKQIAHELGISPKTVEIHRHNAMSKLACGSTAEMVRRLVAAGWGET; translated from the coding sequence ATGACTGAAGATGGCTTGATCCACATCGTCGATGACGACCGCGCCGTCCGCGACGGGCTGGGGTTTCTCCTGTCCTCTCTCGGTCTGGAAATCGCGACCCACAATTCCGCCGTGACCTTTCTTGAGGCGCTTGACGCGGCCAAGGGCAGGCACGAAGGCCTTGGCTGCATTCTGGCCGATGTACGCATGCCCGGCATGTCAGGACTTGAGCTTCTGGACGAGCTGGCCCAGCGCAAATGCCCTCTGCCCGTCATCATGATCACCGGGCACGGTGATGTGCCCATGGCCGTCAAGGCGATGCGCGCGGGCGCTATCGATTTCTTTGAAAAACCGGTGCAAGGCATGGCCCTGATCGAGCGGATCAAAGATGCATTGGAACTGAGCCGCAGCCGCGCGACCGAGGCGGGAGACCGGGCAGAGATCACCACAAAGATCGACAGTCTGACCGCGCGCGAGGCCGAAGTGGCGCGCGCCGTGGTTCGCGGATTGCAGAACAAACAGATCGCGCATGAGCTGGGGATCAGCCCCAAGACCGTTGAGATCCATCGCCATAACGCCATGAGCAAACTCGCCTGCGGCAGCACCGCAGAAATGGTGCGGCGGCTTGTCGCGGCGGGATGGGGCGAAACTTAG
- a CDS encoding tripartite tricarboxylate transporter TctB family protein: protein MVFALAFLAFALATLVLLPFQTRWVTNTSLFAQPAFWPAVGIAMMVGFGAVHFLGTAVSQRTLGLAQEVIYWLRSLEFVAWFIAYVLLMPQLGYLPTNVGFALLLVWRLDYRSAQSYLSAALFGFAVVAIFKAGLNVKVPAGAVYAYLPDSIRTFMMINF from the coding sequence TTGGTCTTTGCTCTGGCATTCCTGGCCTTTGCGCTGGCCACACTCGTGCTTTTGCCATTTCAGACCCGCTGGGTCACCAATACATCGCTGTTCGCGCAACCGGCCTTCTGGCCGGCGGTGGGCATCGCGATGATGGTGGGCTTCGGGGCCGTGCATTTTCTAGGCACAGCCGTCTCCCAACGCACGCTCGGACTCGCACAAGAGGTGATATACTGGCTGCGATCTCTGGAATTCGTCGCCTGGTTTATCGCCTATGTGCTGCTGATGCCGCAGCTAGGCTATCTGCCCACCAACGTGGGATTTGCTCTGCTGCTGGTCTGGCGGCTGGACTATCGCAGCGCACAAAGCTATCTCTCTGCCGCCCTGTTCGGCTTCGCCGTCGTGGCCATCTTCAAAGCGGGGCTGAATGTGAAAGTCCCGGCGGGTGCAGTCTATGCCTACCTGCCTGACAGCATTCGCACTTTCATGATGATCAACTTCTGA